AGGCCGTCAGCGACCTGTACGCGCCGGTCTCCGGCACCGTCGTGGAGATCAATCAGGGGCTCGCCGACAAGCCCGAGGTGATCAACACCGACCCGTACGGTCAGGCCTGGATGATCGTCGTCGAGCCGAAGGACATGAAGGAGCTGGATCAGCTGCTGGACGCCGACGCGTACGCCGCGCTGGTGGGTGAAACGACGTCGTGAAGTACATCCCCGCGACCCTCGCCGAACGGGCCCGCATGCTGCGCGGCATCGGCGCGCGGGCCGTCGAGGATCTGTTCGCCGACATCCCGGCCGAGGTGCGGCTCACACGGCCGCTCGATCTGCCGCCGGCGATGCCGGATCCCGATCTGCTGGCCCACATGCGGACGCTGGCCGGTCAGAACGTCGACTGCGACCGGCTGGCATGCTTTCTCGGCGCCGGCGCCTACGACCACTTCGTGCCGAGCACCGTCCCGCATCTCGCGCTCAAGCCGGAGTTCCTCACGGCCTACACCCCCTACCAGGCCGAGCTGATGCAGGGCGAGCTCCAGGCGATCTACGAGTACCAGACGATGATGTGCGAGCTGCTGGCGATGGACGTC
The bacterium genome window above contains:
- the gcvH gene encoding glycine cleavage system protein GcvH, translated to MYPKELRYSKEHEWAKVEGARVRVGITKFAADRLSDVVYVELPQVGAIIAFMQTFGVVESVKAVSDLYAPVSGTVVEINQGLADKPEVINTDPYGQAWMIVVEPKDMKELDQLLDADAYAALVGETTS